GAATTTTAATAACTTTTGTCatacattaatatatttcaaatgaaatcgtagggtataattaattaataaacacaTTATCAAAATGAATCTGCATACCATTTGATCTTGTAATAGAAGCCATGATCTATACTGTAGCCACATCGGAAAATCGCAAAGTGGTAGTTATGTTCAATATACTGAGAAACAAAAATCTCAACTCTGTTTAGATATAGTACTCCTGGTACTGAAAAAAGTTTCCACGAGAACAAATTAATTTTGCGATTACAGTTGACCCATTTACATACATAAagctatacaaatacaatttaaatgaccTTGAATAGGCGACTCAAAAACTTACGTTTTAGTTTACACTCATCATCGTTCATCTTATACTTTTCGCCACAAACGCAAACACGTGGTTTAGCAATGTCACACATTGCACCTGTGACCAGCCCACATTCGGCATCGGCGACACAGGAACTGCCGAGTCCTTTTTTATCGAATATACAATACACATTTAGCAGAACTGCAATCATATCTACATTTACAAATCGCATACATTAACCGGAGTAAGGCATACAAGCACGTTGCTGTGTTCAGCTGTTAAATTTATGTAAACAGCAGTGTCGTATGCGTTCATTTCAACTAACTCATCATTGTTACAcgttatttgtttgaaaacacattttattgcCATATATTTTCgtgataattataatatttatttcttatatgatATACGAGAACGAAGTTAGAATGTAAATGGAAcctatacatttttaaacaaaagcaaataTAGAGCGTAGCATTACCTTTGCTTTCACATAACCCATTTATTCTGCTAAGCTCTGATGTCACCGAGCACGCGCATGCTTTATTGATGCATTTCGTGTGTGCTATACCACCACAACCAAGGTCGTCAGTGCAGACTGAGTCAAAATGCACGTACAGAAAATAAATCCTTGACGTTAGTTATATTGTCTGGTATATAATGTATACTCACTATTCAGTTCTAgttaataaatacttaaatagTAGTACATTTATAATAGATTCTTTACGAAGTACAACAATAGTAAACACAACTGTTTTGAACTATTTAAATCGAGTACGTACGTTTTTGTACACACGCGCCATTTGAAGCTCTATGTGTGCTTGCACAGGAACACGTTTCCGTAACAGCGTCACAAAACACTTCACCGGGAATGTCTTGGCAATTCTTTGAGTCCGGTTCGCAAGCATCCCCGGGCACTGTATAATCGTTTTATACTTTCGTCAAAGgtaataatgatgttttaaagCTCAATTCCTTAGCATTCAATAAGTTATTTCATGCTTTTCTCACAATGTGCTAACGCTTTAAACAACACGAATAATGCAATACACGAAGCATAAAGATATAACACAATATTTGAATTCGAGACAATATGATAAGCGTTTACCTCTAGGAACGCAGGCGTTTCCATCAACCTTTCTGGTGTCGCCACATACGCAGATGTTCCTTTCTGAGTCACATTTTGCATTTTTCACAAAGGCACAGGCTTCGTCAACATAGCACGTGTCTCCGATTCCTATAACAGTGGTAATCAAACCATAATATGCATCGTATGAACATAATGTGTTTAGTTTCAAATTATCGAGGTTACCCCCACAAAGGATGGACAGGAACTTGTTAATGGCAGATCTGCGAAGGACAACATACCTATGTTCTTGCATTCCCCTGTTGTTGTATTAAGTACCGCTGCGATTGAACACAAACATATCCCATTCCTGCATTCAccgtttgaaatatgtttgcaaggCGAAGGATCGGAAAATGTACAAGCTATAAAAATGAATAGCAATATAACGAACGATAATTAAAACTGctatacaaacaaaaacacatagaATGTTATTATAACCTCTCGGAAGAGCATGCATAGTGTTTGTAACAAGTTGAAGCTTGGAATTCCTTAAACAAAACGAATCAATAGATACCTATGTGACTTTCGTTTGCTATGTGTTGTTAGTTAAACTGATTAAGGTTTATTACACAGCTGTAGTTTTACCATTCGTATCTTGCTCCAATACAGAAAGATTGCTTTTTGCTTATTTCTTGGTCATCTGTGAACtttcatattgttttaaatgtttccGTTGTACTAagtaaaatacatgaatatagtaatatttacttacaaattgTTTGACATTTCCCTCCAACCACTTTACGTGTGTCGTAGCATCTGCATTGTTTTGTCTTTAAGCTGCAGATAGCGTCACCTTGAATGTTGGCACAGTCGTCACCACCAGGTGTGCATGAGTCCCCTGGACCTGAAACCGCTCCATGTAATAACCTTATATAAggtaaacatacacaacacaagCACGTATCAGTTATGTTGGTACAGCTATTAACCTCATGACAAATGGTACAAATCTGAAACGGTTCCGATTGCACGACGCACCGAAGTGATGATTCAGtaatttaacaggtttttatttATCATCAATGGTCACATGGTACGACCTAGTCATTTGCACTGATTCATTTCGCAATAAAAGGTTATCGTAGTAAGACGACACGTATTAATACACCAATACCATACCTTTAGGTGAACATTTGTCATTACTAAATGTAAACTGCCTATCACATACGCATGTGTTGGTACTTTGGTTATCGCATACTGCATCGCTTACATGTTTGCAATCGTCTTCAAACGTGCAATTACTACCAATTCCTGAAATGCATATCTTACATCCATACTTGCTATTTGAATTAGGTTACTTATGTAAGTCCACAAAAACATCAATGCTCCAATACGATAAAACGCAATGTATTGGCTGATTTGGCTAATGcctaaaaacaaatacaataaaggaaaatacatgCTGCACCGTGAAAATAttgctttatttaaacaaatgcctataaataaatgattaaatcattatatcataaataaacaaaaagataaaAGACACATACTCTTCATGTCGCATTTCCCCTGTGTCGTATTCAGTTCTGCATTATTTGCACAGGTGCAAACATTGTCATTGCATTTTGCAAGAGAAATGGAGGAACACTTTTCCGTTCCTTCCGTCGTTGTACATACTGAATGACATCGAAAATAGTTTGAGTAGGCACATGATGTTGGCAAACCTCTTCATGGTAATACCATAttacacatttattaaataacacgagtataatgtgtttaatataattatttggcTATTCAGCAATGTTTGGTAAgaaatatgaagatatttaaccaaacgataattttaaaatatttagcaATATCAAATTATGACTatattaatactgaaaatttCATTATGTGATGTAATTAGCATACCTATTTGCAAGCAGACACCATTTGTTTCTTCAAAGGTGTCAGCGCATGCGCATTCCTTTGTCTTAGCGTTGCAGTAGGCCACTCCTGTTACGCTGTCACAGTGCCTTTCGCCGTGGATGCAGTAGTCACCGGGAACTAATAATTGAATAGCAAATATTTTGCATGTACCATTTTAACTTATAAACAtgaaatgcattatacaattacataaacaaataatttatttaatagaCGATCACAATAAAAGCGATAAATGATATCATCACACTGCAATCTGTAAGCACAAATAGCGATGTTATCAGTGAATAAAATGCATATGACGGCTGTTGTTCATGCATTCTTGCAGCATGGGCGAATTTTCTTATCTCCATagcaaaaatatacaaaaaaatgtgAACATGTATAGATCATCAGTTGCTATGTCG
This is a stretch of genomic DNA from Dreissena polymorpha isolate Duluth1 chromosome 7, UMN_Dpol_1.0, whole genome shotgun sequence. It encodes these proteins:
- the LOC127838468 gene encoding uncharacterized protein LOC127838468, which gives rise to MAVIVSNVTINTNNTHLMCLFNPVSGKKHRVQWYSEETIIPSYTVNANYTVFAIKDIVPTSGSECDLDKEIRCAVTVFEANGVNQSGPASFSEPVYLMRGEIHKSLVPNLCVINNTCYFENDHDPRDPHYLCYPALDPFSWIRNLTLPRVPGDYCIHGERHCDSVTGVAYCNAKTKECACADTFEETNGVCLQIVCTTTEGTEKCSSISLAKCNDNVCTCANNAELNTTQGKCDMKRIGSNCTFEDDCKHVSDAVCDNQSTNTCVCDRQFTFSNDKCSPKGPGDSCTPGGDDCANIQGDAICSLKTKQCRCYDTRKVVGGKCQTISCTFSDPSPCKHISNGECRNGICLCSIAAVLNTTTGECKNIGIGDTCYVDEACAFVKNAKCDSERNICVCGDTRKVDGNACVPRVPGDACEPDSKNCQDIPGEVFCDAVTETCSCASTHRASNGACVQKLCTDDLGCGGIAHTKCINKACACSVTSELSRINGLCESKGLGSSCVADAECGLVTGAMCDIAKPRVCVCGEKYKMNDDECKLKLPGVLYLNRVEIFVSQYIEHNYHFAIFRCGYSIDHGFYYKIKWYLHGKEIHSTDIVDSSKASEASVLKDVELYELNATVFQFDSKLRCRVIAYNDSGAYEIKTVESNDFITMTISSTSLTFPRGQSASLTVTLYVPFGCGTHSGDCRLQYLLHDPSDSYDCMDSTIAVLHSDTCGGRIEGSTETDMETFALTKHETTITIVAKNNNKYVLKSYFS